One Dictyoglomus sp. NZ13-RE01 genomic window carries:
- a CDS encoding (4Fe-4S)-binding protein has translation MKQITVISGKGGTGKTTLTAALTSIMDKVVVADCDVDAPDLHLLLKPQVIEKEEFTGSKVASINKEKCMSCGLCKDNCRFMAISDDFVVDEHACEGCGVCTLVCPVHAIDFREKLSGYTYISKIENGFMSHALLKPGEENSGKLVTKVRENAKEIAYRENVDLVLIDGSPGIGCPVISSITGVDAVLVVTEPTISGIHDLKRIIELTKHFHIKPFVCINKFDINESKTQEIEDFCKKEGIEVVSKIPFDKIVVEAMINGETVIKYAPNSEISKAVVKIWEELSKALGII, from the coding sequence ATGAAACAAATAACCGTCATAAGTGGGAAGGGTGGAACAGGTAAAACCACATTAACTGCTGCTCTTACATCTATAATGGATAAAGTAGTTGTTGCAGATTGCGATGTAGATGCTCCTGACCTTCATCTTCTTTTAAAGCCTCAAGTTATTGAAAAGGAAGAATTTACAGGTTCAAAAGTTGCCTCAATAAACAAAGAAAAGTGCATGAGTTGTGGTTTGTGCAAAGATAATTGTCGATTTATGGCTATTTCAGACGATTTTGTTGTTGATGAGCATGCCTGTGAAGGGTGTGGGGTTTGCACTCTTGTTTGTCCAGTTCACGCAATAGATTTTAGAGAAAAGTTATCTGGGTATACATATATTTCTAAAATTGAAAATGGGTTTATGTCACATGCGCTTTTAAAACCAGGAGAAGAAAATTCTGGAAAACTCGTAACAAAAGTAAGAGAAAACGCAAAAGAAATTGCCTATAGAGAAAATGTCGATTTAGTTTTGATAGATGGGTCTCCTGGAATTGGTTGTCCTGTCATTTCTTCAATTACAGGAGTTGATGCTGTCTTAGTTGTTACTGAACCAACAATTTCTGGCATACACGATTTAAAAAGAATTATTGAGCTAACAAAACATTTCCACATTAAGCCTTTTGTGTGTATAAACAAGTTTGACATAAATGAAAGTAAAACTCAAGAGATAGAAGATTTCTGTAAAAAGGAAGGCATTGAGGTCGTTTCAAAAATACCTTTTGATAAAATCGTAGTAGAAGCTATGATAAACGGAGAAACAGTTATTAAGTATGCGCCTAATAGCGAAATTTCTAAAGCAGTAGTTAAGATTTGGGAAGAATTATCGAAAGCGTTGGGGATAATTTAA
- a CDS encoding radical SAM protein has protein sequence MKDIAFGPVPSRRLGRSLGINNIPPKICTYSCVYCQLGRSLKMTTERKSFYSPYEIFEEVDKKVKETLSRNESIDYLTFVPDGEPTLDINLGKEVELLKSLNIKIAIITNGSLMWREDVKNDLLNFDLVSIKVDAVSEELWRKIDRGFKDLNLELILEGIKRFDEEFKGTLISETMLIDGIDYCNEFEKIAEYLSKLKSLKTSYISIPTRPPAEKWVKSPKESVLNEAFQIFSNKLKNRVEYLIGYEGNAFAYSGDIEEDILSITAVHPMREDAVMELLEKDKGDPSKIESLLKRGLIKKVEYQGHIYYLRKFR, from the coding sequence ATGAAAGATATAGCCTTTGGTCCAGTGCCTTCAAGAAGATTAGGTAGAAGTCTTGGTATAAATAACATTCCGCCTAAAATTTGCACTTACTCTTGCGTTTACTGTCAGTTGGGTAGAAGTTTAAAGATGACTACTGAAAGAAAATCATTTTATTCTCCTTACGAAATTTTTGAAGAAGTTGACAAAAAAGTTAAAGAAACTCTTTCAAGAAACGAAAGTATCGATTATTTGACATTTGTTCCCGATGGAGAGCCTACGCTTGATATAAACCTCGGTAAAGAAGTCGAACTTTTAAAATCTCTCAATATTAAAATTGCAATAATTACCAATGGGAGCCTAATGTGGAGGGAAGATGTAAAAAATGATCTTTTAAATTTTGACCTCGTTTCAATAAAAGTTGATGCGGTTTCTGAAGAACTTTGGAGAAAAATTGATAGAGGTTTTAAAGATTTAAACTTAGAGTTAATTTTAGAAGGCATAAAAAGATTTGATGAAGAATTTAAAGGAACTCTCATATCTGAAACTATGCTTATAGATGGTATTGATTACTGCAATGAGTTTGAAAAAATTGCAGAATATCTATCAAAACTAAAAAGCTTAAAAACCTCTTATATTTCTATTCCAACTCGTCCACCAGCAGAAAAGTGGGTAAAATCACCAAAAGAAAGTGTTCTCAACGAAGCTTTTCAAATCTTCTCCAATAAATTGAAAAATAGGGTTGAGTATCTTATAGGTTATGAAGGAAATGCGTTTGCTTATTCAGGAGATATAGAAGAAGACATTCTTAGTATCACAGCAGTTCATCCAATGAGAGAAGATGCAGTTATGGAATTATTAGAAAAGGATAAAGGAGACCCAAGTAAAATTGAATCTCTTTTAAAACGGGGTTTAATTAAAAAGGTTGAGTACCAAGGACACATTTATTACTTAAGGAAATTTAGATAA
- a CDS encoding SAM-dependent methyltransferase produces MPKISPFEKYFKRYEEWFIENKYAYQSELDAIKLLMPKFEKGLEVGIGTGRFALPLGIKNGIEPSFQMRKIAIEKGLNVIEGVAENLPFDEDSFDLILMVTTICFVDDPLKALIECNRVLKKDGTILIGFVDRDSTIGKIYQENKEKSLFYREATFFTTAEIVELLYEAGFKNLNFSQTIFKKLDEIKEKEPVKYGFGKGSFVVISAKK; encoded by the coding sequence ATGCCTAAAATATCTCCTTTTGAGAAGTATTTTAAAAGATATGAAGAGTGGTTTATTGAAAATAAATATGCTTACCAATCAGAACTTGACGCCATAAAGCTTTTGATGCCAAAATTTGAAAAGGGCTTGGAGGTAGGTATTGGGACAGGAAGATTTGCGCTACCTTTAGGAATAAAAAATGGAATTGAACCTTCTTTTCAAATGAGAAAAATAGCAATAGAAAAAGGACTTAATGTAATAGAGGGAGTGGCAGAAAATCTACCTTTCGATGAGGATTCTTTTGACCTTATTTTAATGGTGACTACAATATGTTTTGTAGATGACCCATTAAAAGCACTAATAGAATGTAATAGAGTTCTAAAAAAAGATGGAACAATATTGATAGGTTTTGTTGACAGAGATAGTACAATAGGGAAAATATATCAAGAAAACAAGGAGAAAAGCCTTTTTTACAGAGAAGCTACGTTTTTTACAACGGCTGAAATAGTAGAATTGCTTTATGAGGCAGGTTTTAAAAATCTCAACTTTTCCCAAACTATATTTAAAAAACTTGATGAAATAAAGGAAAAAGAGCCTGTAAAGTATGGTTTTGGGAAAGGGTCATTTGTGGTCATAAGTGCAAAGAAATAA
- a CDS encoding transcriptional regulator produces the protein MPKIGRPDIINEINRGLILQVVREEGPISRAKIARKLGLSRPTVSAHVNELIKEGILLEVGKGEAKKGRRDILLKYNSRHGYILAGEIEGSWFKLAISDLCGEIHYSENINVQKLKEKNLMSPQNFPTIINEILEKYNIKNKLKVISLGVTGIIEEGRLILCPGLPEWANAPLIKILEKEFPNCIQIIERDVNMAVLGEYWKGAGKGFDNIVYITMSTGIGAGIIIKGEIYTGYNKFAGEIGYMAIDSPEDPYPGALNTPFGALEWHSSGAGILRRVEKLGRFNNIDEVFENYEKDGNIKEIIDFSAESLAKTIVNLTVSLSPEIIILGGFAKKYFNILIPKMRKILEHYLPIDVNIQPSSLENAVILGSIYKALNIYHSSPVIL, from the coding sequence ATGCCCAAGATAGGAAGACCAGATATCATTAATGAGATTAATAGGGGATTAATATTACAAGTGGTGAGGGAGGAAGGTCCCATATCAAGGGCTAAAATTGCAAGAAAACTTGGCTTATCACGTCCTACTGTATCTGCTCATGTTAATGAACTAATTAAAGAGGGAATACTATTAGAGGTAGGAAAGGGAGAGGCTAAAAAGGGTAGAAGAGACATTCTTTTAAAATACAATTCAAGACATGGATATATACTTGCAGGAGAAATTGAAGGTAGCTGGTTTAAACTTGCCATCTCTGACTTATGCGGTGAGATTCACTATTCTGAAAACATTAATGTTCAAAAACTTAAAGAAAAAAATTTAATGTCGCCTCAAAATTTCCCTACTATAATAAATGAAATATTAGAGAAATATAATATTAAAAATAAGCTAAAGGTAATTAGTCTTGGAGTTACAGGGATAATTGAAGAGGGAAGATTAATTCTATGTCCTGGTCTTCCAGAGTGGGCAAATGCTCCCTTGATAAAAATCTTAGAGAAAGAATTCCCCAATTGCATTCAAATCATAGAAAGAGATGTCAATATGGCAGTATTAGGAGAGTATTGGAAGGGAGCTGGAAAAGGATTTGACAACATAGTGTATATAACTATGAGTACAGGAATTGGAGCAGGTATCATCATTAAGGGGGAAATATACACTGGATATAACAAATTTGCAGGAGAGATAGGATATATGGCTATAGACAGTCCAGAAGATCCATATCCAGGAGCATTAAATACACCTTTTGGTGCCTTAGAATGGCACTCTTCAGGAGCAGGTATATTAAGGAGGGTGGAAAAATTAGGTAGATTTAATAACATAGATGAGGTTTTTGAAAATTATGAGAAGGATGGAAATATAAAAGAGATTATAGATTTCTCTGCTGAAAGCCTGGCAAAAACCATAGTAAATCTTACAGTTTCACTTTCTCCAGAGATTATAATACTCGGCGGGTTTGCTAAGAAATACTTTAATATATTAATCCCGAAAATGAGAAAGATCTTAGAACATTATCTTCCTATTGATGTAAATATACAACCATCATCATTAGAAAATGCAGTAATATTGGGAAGTATCTATAAAGCCCTAAATATATATCATTCAAGCCCTGTTATTCTATAA
- a CDS encoding serine/threonine protein phosphatase, with the protein MRVSALSDIHTDYIRLKNNLRKHELLDFLEKLKLRIMALNPDVFIFAGDISKKLEEVDLFLNTLSSLKAFKLYVPGNHDIWNENGIDSKTKYYKSLKEIAEKNSFHYLPSSPFILGNIGFVGSIGWYDYSLGSEDFSLEDYEKGEYRGLKWREVYWKLIDFRNNEGKRLNNPEICKIMQKELKDQIEFVKDKVDVIVAVIHTLPFEELIYTRNFFSSYLGSKFLGDILLENSKVKYLVCGHEHNPLIFAKNGIKIYLCPFGYLRDIRDWEEYLSKGLKTFEIIE; encoded by the coding sequence ATGAGAGTTTCTGCTTTATCAGATATTCATACAGATTATATAAGATTAAAAAATAATTTAAGAAAACATGAACTCTTAGATTTTTTGGAAAAGCTAAAACTTAGAATTATGGCTTTAAATCCTGATGTTTTTATTTTTGCAGGAGATATATCTAAGAAGTTAGAAGAAGTAGATCTTTTTTTAAATACTCTTTCTTCCTTAAAAGCCTTTAAATTATACGTGCCTGGAAATCATGATATTTGGAATGAAAATGGTATTGATAGTAAAACCAAGTACTATAAGTCATTAAAGGAGATTGCAGAGAAAAATAGTTTTCATTATCTTCCCTCCTCTCCATTTATATTGGGGAATATTGGATTTGTAGGAAGTATCGGTTGGTATGATTATTCCCTGGGAAGTGAAGATTTTTCATTAGAGGATTATGAAAAGGGCGAGTATAGAGGGCTTAAGTGGAGAGAAGTTTATTGGAAATTGATAGATTTTAGGAATAACGAAGGAAAAAGATTAAATAATCCAGAGATATGTAAAATAATGCAAAAGGAATTAAAAGATCAGATAGAGTTTGTTAAAGATAAAGTTGATGTAATTGTAGCAGTAATACACACTTTGCCCTTTGAAGAATTAATATATACACGGAATTTTTTCTCTTCTTACTTGGGAAGTAAATTCTTAGGAGATATTCTATTAGAGAATAGTAAAGTAAAATATCTTGTTTGTGGTCATGAACATAATCCTCTTATCTTTGCTAAGAATGGAATAAAAATTTACCTTTGTCCCTTTGGCTATTTGAGGGATATAAGGGATTGGGAAGAGTATCTATCTAAGGGGTTAAAAACCTTTGAAATTATAGAATAA
- a CDS encoding alcohol dehydrogenase, producing the protein MLGAMLNEEGKLVLRDCPKPYVGPEDVLIKVLACGVCGTDLHIFAGKGKGKPNIIRGHEFSGRIVEVGKEVKEFKVNDLVAVDPNISCGYCYYCRRGEIHLCENLIALGVDLDGGFAEYCVVPYKQLYKLPDGVSPEEGAMMEPTACALHGIERVNIKPGDTVLIIGGGALGLILLQLAYVYGASIVFVAEPVEEKRNIAKELNAIPIDPIKEDIKEVVRKYAPKGVDIAIEAVGKAETLGLAIKNVRRGGKVLVFGVASHDELIPLSPFEIYYKELTISGSFVNPYTNSRALQLISQKRIDVKKIISHKFPLSEINKAIELGLSGKTLRIVIVGGDD; encoded by the coding sequence ATGCTTGGTGCAATGCTAAATGAGGAAGGAAAATTGGTGCTTAGGGATTGCCCAAAGCCCTATGTAGGTCCTGAAGATGTTTTAATAAAGGTTCTTGCTTGTGGTGTATGTGGTACGGATCTACACATTTTTGCTGGGAAAGGAAAAGGAAAGCCTAATATTATTAGAGGGCATGAATTTTCTGGGAGGATTGTAGAGGTTGGTAAAGAGGTTAAGGAATTTAAAGTTAACGATCTTGTAGCAGTTGATCCCAATATATCATGTGGTTATTGTTATTATTGTAGGAGAGGAGAGATACATCTCTGCGAAAACCTGATTGCCTTAGGTGTGGATTTGGATGGTGGTTTTGCAGAATATTGTGTGGTTCCATATAAGCAGTTATATAAATTACCTGATGGAGTTTCTCCAGAAGAAGGAGCAATGATGGAACCTACAGCATGTGCTCTTCATGGAATAGAAAGGGTTAATATAAAGCCTGGAGATACAGTTTTAATCATAGGGGGAGGTGCCCTTGGGCTAATCCTTCTTCAATTAGCTTATGTATATGGGGCAAGTATTGTTTTTGTTGCTGAGCCAGTAGAGGAGAAAAGGAATATAGCAAAAGAATTAAATGCTATTCCTATTGATCCTATAAAAGAAGATATAAAAGAAGTAGTTAGAAAGTATGCTCCTAAAGGGGTAGATATTGCAATTGAAGCAGTTGGAAAGGCTGAAACTCTTGGGTTAGCAATAAAGAATGTAAGAAGAGGGGGAAAAGTTCTTGTTTTTGGGGTAGCCTCCCATGATGAGTTGATACCCTTGTCGCCCTTTGAGATTTATTATAAAGAGCTTACAATATCAGGCTCTTTTGTAAATCCTTATACAAATAGTCGAGCTCTTCAGCTTATTTCACAAAAAAGAATAGATGTTAAAAAGATAATCTCTCATAAGTTTCCTTTATCGGAGATAAATAAGGCGATAGAATTAGGACTATCTGGTAAGACCCTTAGAATTGTGATTGTGGGAGGAGATGATTAA
- a CDS encoding dCTP deaminase, producing the protein MILSDRDIKRYLETGELLIEPLENYEEQIQPSSVDLRLGNSFLHFRVEGRAFIDPAKDNILELMEIIEVKNNEPFFLRPGEFVLGTTIEKVKLPDDIVARVDGRSSLGRLGIIVHATAGYVDPGFCGQLTLELSNINRVPIALYPGMRICQISFYKLTSPAEVPYYKKKKSKYQNQCGPTPSKLNYDFEGRKDE; encoded by the coding sequence TTGATTCTGAGTGATAGAGATATTAAAAGATACTTGGAAACTGGAGAATTATTAATAGAACCCTTAGAAAACTACGAGGAACAAATTCAACCCTCCTCTGTAGATCTAAGATTGGGAAATAGTTTTCTACACTTTAGAGTGGAAGGAAGAGCATTTATTGACCCTGCAAAAGATAATATTTTAGAACTAATGGAAATAATAGAGGTAAAAAATAATGAGCCTTTCTTTCTGAGACCTGGTGAATTCGTATTAGGAACAACTATTGAAAAAGTAAAGCTTCCTGATGATATTGTGGCAAGAGTGGATGGCAGGTCGAGTCTGGGAAGATTAGGTATAATTGTTCATGCCACAGCAGGTTATGTGGATCCTGGTTTTTGTGGACAACTTACCTTAGAATTATCTAATATAAATAGAGTGCCTATTGCCTTGTATCCTGGAATGAGAATATGCCAGATATCTTTCTACAAACTTACAAGTCCTGCAGAAGTCCCTTACTACAAGAAAAAGAAAAGTAAATATCAAAATCAATGTGGACCTACACCGAGCAAATTAAACTATGATTTTGAGGGGAGGAAAGATGAATAA
- the zwf gene encoding glucose-6-phosphate dehydrogenase, with protein sequence MNKYSIIILGGWGDLARKKIYPALFNLYKNFKLLDCKNIIAVGRRNVEEKEFLDIISKEVSNDPDFLKLWRYVNINLEIEEDYKNLKPVIGEEELIFYLAIPPFTFKETLENLGKFLKTINNKRKIVIEKPFGMDLNSAKELNNLLKEYFKEEEIYRIDHFLGKETVQNIFGLRFSNIIFEGIWNKNFIDHVQISALEDIGIEGRAQYYDNVGALRDMIQNHLLQILTLTAMEPPCCIEEKAIRNEKIKVLKSIREIKYEEVPNFAVRGQYEGYLNEEGVKPNSRTETYALVKFYVDNLRWDGVPFYLRTGKKLYKKETSVVIVFKKIPGLFSKLLDCMPEEDQIIFKISPENKILLKFQLRPLGKSILSCPIPNIMEWSAPNIDAYETLFIDIIEGDQTLFIRDDEIEKSWEIIQNILDFWKEDPHVPIYKVGSYGPKEADEFIKKDGREWK encoded by the coding sequence ATGAATAAATATAGCATAATAATATTAGGTGGATGGGGAGATTTAGCAAGGAAAAAGATATACCCTGCCCTATTCAATCTCTACAAGAATTTTAAGCTTTTAGATTGCAAAAATATTATCGCAGTAGGGAGAAGAAATGTAGAAGAAAAAGAGTTTTTAGATATAATCTCTAAAGAAGTTTCCAATGATCCTGATTTTTTGAAACTTTGGAGATATGTAAATATAAATTTGGAAATTGAGGAGGATTATAAAAATCTAAAGCCTGTAATAGGAGAAGAAGAACTCATATTTTACTTAGCAATTCCACCTTTTACTTTTAAAGAAACCCTTGAAAACTTAGGGAAATTTCTAAAAACAATAAATAATAAAAGAAAAATCGTAATAGAAAAGCCCTTTGGCATGGATTTAAACTCTGCAAAAGAATTAAACAATCTTCTTAAGGAATACTTTAAAGAAGAAGAAATTTATAGAATTGATCACTTTTTAGGAAAGGAAACAGTCCAAAATATATTTGGGCTTCGTTTTTCTAATATTATCTTTGAAGGAATATGGAACAAAAATTTTATTGATCACGTACAAATATCAGCCTTAGAGGACATAGGAATAGAAGGAAGAGCCCAATATTACGATAATGTAGGAGCCCTAAGAGACATGATACAAAACCATCTTTTGCAGATCCTTACCCTCACTGCCATGGAACCTCCTTGTTGTATAGAAGAGAAGGCAATACGCAATGAGAAAATTAAAGTACTAAAAAGTATTAGAGAAATTAAGTATGAGGAAGTACCAAACTTTGCAGTAAGGGGACAATATGAAGGATACTTAAACGAAGAAGGGGTAAAACCAAATTCAAGGACAGAGACCTATGCCTTGGTTAAATTTTATGTAGATAATTTAAGATGGGATGGGGTGCCCTTTTACCTTCGTACTGGCAAAAAACTATATAAAAAAGAAACCTCTGTAGTAATAGTATTCAAAAAAATACCAGGATTATTCTCCAAATTATTAGATTGTATGCCCGAAGAAGACCAAATAATATTTAAGATTTCTCCTGAAAATAAGATATTATTGAAGTTTCAGCTAAGACCCTTAGGTAAAAGTATACTTTCCTGTCCTATTCCTAATATAATGGAATGGTCTGCTCCCAATATTGATGCCTATGAAACCCTCTTTATTGATATTATAGAAGGAGATCAAACTTTATTTATTAGAGATGATGAGATAGAAAAATCTTGGGAAATAATCCAAAATATACTTGATTTCTGGAAAGAAGATCCTCATGTACCTATTTACAAAGTTGGCTCCTATGGTCCAAAAGAAGCAGACGAATTTATCAAAAAGGATGGGAGAGAATGGAAATAA
- a CDS encoding MBL fold metallo-hydrolase: MKKLLFLFSFIIFLFSISYGLEIKYFGHSCFQITFSNGFSIILDPFDRTTGYPIPKTSANLLISSHEHRDHYNPDFLGKKVDVLVGTKNNGKDWNLFNEKIDGIKIWNIGVYHDDKNGSLRGKNSITIIEGEGLKIVHLGDLGTILTEKEIKLLQNVDILFLPVGGYYTLSVKDALTVINQLNPKIVIPMHYKTEFTKSWPISDINEFISLIKTYKTFGNTINVTKENIPQKTEIWVMSL; the protein is encoded by the coding sequence ATGAAAAAACTTCTATTTCTATTTTCCTTTATAATTTTTCTTTTTTCTATCTCCTATGGCTTAGAAATCAAATATTTTGGACATTCCTGCTTCCAAATAACCTTTAGTAATGGATTTTCAATAATTTTAGATCCCTTTGATCGTACCACTGGATATCCTATACCAAAAACATCCGCAAATCTTCTAATATCAAGCCATGAACATAGAGATCATTATAATCCAGACTTCTTAGGAAAAAAGGTTGATGTATTAGTGGGAACAAAAAATAATGGAAAAGATTGGAATTTATTTAATGAAAAAATTGATGGGATAAAAATATGGAATATCGGAGTATACCATGACGATAAAAATGGAAGTTTAAGAGGCAAAAATAGTATAACCATAATTGAAGGGGAAGGGCTAAAAATAGTTCACTTAGGAGATCTTGGGACAATTCTTACAGAAAAAGAGATAAAGCTACTTCAAAATGTAGATATTTTATTCTTACCTGTTGGAGGCTACTATACTCTATCGGTAAAAGATGCTCTAACAGTAATAAATCAACTGAATCCTAAGATTGTTATACCCATGCATTACAAAACAGAATTTACCAAATCATGGCCTATAAGTGATATTAATGAATTTATAAGTCTTATAAAAACCTATAAAACCTTTGGCAACACCATTAATGTAACAAAAGAAAATATACCCCAAAAGACAGAAATTTGGGTAATGAGTCTATGA
- a CDS encoding ABC transporter has product MKRSLNSLEENYQKNLYFNIIFVLLIFLLWYVMGVFINSELILPLPYEVIKTSINLLKKLSFWQNLFLTILRAIIGLSLSLLSSLILGLVKNKYFYLALRNIIDIFQSNPIIIWISLALIWFGFGTKTVIFTVIIMLFPNFYLSIYHAINNIPEEYKDLFKIYPVSTKDYYTKFLFPYLKLYILPVFINSLISSFKIVTMAEFLSANNGIGYMLSYSKTFLNTKEIYAYALYLFIMSKTEEKILGRFYVNSKGLEY; this is encoded by the coding sequence ATGAAAAGGAGCCTGAACTCATTGGAGGAAAATTACCAGAAGAACTTATATTTTAATATAATTTTTGTACTTTTAATTTTTCTTTTGTGGTATGTAATGGGAGTTTTTATAAACTCTGAGTTGATTTTACCTCTTCCCTATGAGGTTATAAAAACAAGCATTAATTTATTGAAAAAATTAAGTTTTTGGCAAAATCTATTCCTTACAATTCTAAGAGCAATTATCGGTCTTTCACTAAGCCTTCTCTCATCCTTAATTTTAGGTTTAGTAAAAAACAAATACTTCTATTTAGCCTTAAGAAACATTATAGACATATTTCAAAGTAATCCTATAATAATTTGGATTAGTCTTGCCCTTATTTGGTTTGGTTTTGGAACCAAAACAGTGATCTTTACGGTTATAATAATGTTATTTCCTAATTTTTATCTCTCCATATATCATGCCATCAACAATATTCCTGAAGAATACAAAGATTTATTCAAAATATATCCTGTCTCCACAAAGGACTATTATACAAAATTTTTGTTTCCTTACTTAAAGCTTTATATACTTCCAGTATTTATCAATTCATTAATATCCTCTTTTAAAATTGTTACCATGGCAGAATTCTTATCTGCAAATAATGGTATAGGTTATATGCTAAGCTACTCTAAAACTTTTCTAAATACAAAAGAAATCTATGCTTATGCCTTATATCTTTTTATAATGAGTAAAACAGAGGAAAAAATATTGGGAAGATTTTATGTTAATAGTAAAGGCTTGGAATATTGA
- a CDS encoding ABC transporter has translation MLIVKAWNIEKSFNQQKILNGLSFEIERGDKVIIKGPNGSGKTTLLRIIAGLVPPDAGIVEIAKGTKISFVFQKPIFLPWLSMKDNLNIVVQNKELMNELIEYFGLTQFLDLYPKELSGGYQQIFSLVRGFIIEHDLLLLDEPFKSLDINMKEKAKDFLKYYIEKYRKTLIMVSHENEREDLNIGNRFIYLYHSSNEKTQANALM, from the coding sequence ATGTTAATAGTAAAGGCTTGGAATATTGAAAAAAGTTTTAATCAACAAAAGATATTAAATGGTCTATCTTTTGAGATAGAAAGAGGAGATAAAGTAATTATAAAAGGACCAAATGGTTCAGGAAAGACCACTTTATTGAGAATCATTGCAGGTCTTGTCCCTCCCGATGCAGGAATAGTAGAAATTGCAAAAGGGACTAAAATCTCTTTTGTTTTTCAAAAACCCATATTCCTGCCATGGCTAAGTATGAAGGACAATTTAAACATTGTTGTCCAAAATAAAGAACTAATGAATGAACTTATAGAATACTTTGGGCTTACACAATTTTTAGATCTTTACCCAAAAGAGTTGAGTGGTGGATATCAACAAATATTCTCCCTTGTTAGAGGATTCATTATAGAGCATGATCTATTACTTTTAGATGAACCCTTCAAATCTTTGGATATTAACATGAAAGAAAAAGCTAAAGATTTCCTAAAATATTATATCGAAAAATATAGAAAAACCTTAATTATGGTGAGTCACGAGAACGAGAGAGAAGATTTAAATATTGGAAACAGATTTATATATCTTTATCATTCATCGAACGAGAAAACTCAAGCAAATGCTTTAATGTAA
- a CDS encoding redox-sensing transcriptional repressor Rex, translating to MFPKATLERLQLYQRILFEEKKEYISSEEIGKKLDIPPEQVRKDLSYLEYKGKPKVGYHVKSLLEELNKLFGLNKNVKIIIVGAGNLGTALTNYPGFEKYNIEIVGIFDNDPNKIGKKIGDLVVLPMDFIKRVIDRFKVEIGVICVPEESAQEVAELLINNGIRAIWNFAPTILKVPKNIIVRNEDLTKGLLTLKHLLEFSRSMNDKDI from the coding sequence GTGTTTCCTAAAGCTACCTTGGAAAGATTGCAGCTATATCAAAGGATTTTATTCGAAGAAAAGAAAGAATATATATCTTCGGAGGAAATAGGGAAGAAGTTAGATATACCACCTGAGCAGGTAAGAAAAGATTTATCATATCTTGAATATAAGGGAAAGCCTAAAGTAGGCTATCATGTAAAAAGTCTATTAGAAGAGTTAAACAAGTTATTTGGATTAAATAAGAATGTAAAGATTATAATTGTGGGGGCAGGAAACTTAGGCACTGCCCTCACTAATTACCCAGGATTTGAAAAGTACAATATAGAGATAGTAGGAATTTTTGATAATGATCCCAATAAAATTGGAAAGAAAATAGGAGATTTAGTGGTTCTTCCTATGGATTTCATAAAAAGAGTTATAGATAGGTTTAAGGTAGAGATAGGAGTTATATGTGTGCCAGAAGAATCTGCTCAAGAGGTTGCAGAACTATTAATAAATAATGGAATTAGGGCAATATGGAATTTTGCACCTACTATACTAAAGGTCCCCAAAAATATAATAGTAAGAAATGAGGATCTGACCAAAGGGCTCCTTACATTAAAGCATTTGCTTGAGTTTTCTCGTTCGATGAATGATAAAGATATATAA